The Halictus rubicundus isolate RS-2024b chromosome 5, iyHalRubi1_principal, whole genome shotgun sequence nucleotide sequence TGAACTCATAGCTGAGTCAAAGAAACGTAAAGCTGAGAAACAAAAAATACGAGAACAGACAATAGACTTAACAGAGAAACTGGATACCGAGTGGAGAGATCTTCTTCCAATTGTAACTGCAGCCAATAAAGAACTGGAAGAAGTGCCTATCAAATCTAAAACTGACGATTATGACATTGCTGTGCGTGAACTGAAATTTGAAGCCAGAGGTATGCCAACTGATAAATTAAAATCCGAAGAAGAAATTGTAAAAGAGGAAAAAGAGAAGTTGGAGGCCCTCGAAGCTGATCGATTGGCAAGAATGAAAGGATTTGTAAATGATTCAAATAATGAAATCAGGCACAAGTCTGCAGATGATCTTGATGATGGCTTCACATTGGAAGCTGTGAACGATGAGGCTCAAGATGACGACAATGCTTCCAATAAAAATACAGAAGAGGCCTCTGACGATGAAGATGACGAGGATGATGAAGATGATGAGcataatgatgatgatgatgatgtaGAGAACAATGGTGACTCTGATAATACACCTCCTGATGCTGAAGATGGGGAACCTATAGATGACCAAGAAAATAATGAATCAAATGCTGTTGTAACAAATGACATTCTTAAGAAAACAAAGGAAGCAACAGATAACTCTACTGAAAGTGCAACAAATGAGTATTGTGATGCAGAAACCAAGGACACtgttgaaaagaaaaagaaagtaaAAGATTCCACAAAAAATAAATCAGAAGAAACTTCCGATATAGAACACTCAGAAACTGAAAGCTCTGAAGAAGATAATTTATCAGACTTGAAAGAATCAGAATCTCCTAGTGAAGATGAAGCTGTGGAACGCAAGAAGAGCGTTTCATTTGCAAAAACTAATGACAGTGTCTTGAAACAAAAAGAGAATTCCGATCCTACAAAAATTAAATCGATACTAAAATCAAAAACTGATACAAGTGTCCCAGAGATGGAAAACAAAGATAGGCAAAAAGAAATCAGAGACGATTTATtgaaaaggaaagaaattaTGGAGAAAGCAAGGAGAGAATTGCCTTACATCTTTAAAGTACCAGAAAGTTATGAAGAATTGCAAAAACTGTTAGAGAATCGTAACGAGGAGTATCAGTCTGTAATTATCGATCGTGTTATAAAATGCAATCACTGGACATTGGACGGCAAGAACAAGGAAAAATTAGCAGACCTGTTTTTGTACTTACTGCAACACATTAATGATTGTGCTGCAGAAGATGATACTGAAAGTATAGTTAACTGCTTTAACATTTTCGATAGGTAACACATAATTCATAAAtaacaaattaaattatttaattatgatTAATTGTATGTAACTTTTCCAGATTGTGCCCTTTCCTGTACGATTTAGCACACATGGATCCACTAAACGCTAAAACTTCTATACAAGAAATAATTAAAGAGAAACACGGAAACTTCGAGAAGAATAAAAAGAGATATCCTGATTTAGATATAGTATGCTCAACATATAATTATAATACGAGAAATGCTTTTGGTTGAGCCCGAATTTAATCTAATGTAAGCGTTTCTTGTTTCAGTTTGTTTTCTTCAAATTGGTTTCTTTGATATTTCCAACGTCTGATTTTAGACACCCAGTTGTTACACCTTGCTTGATATTTATGTCCCAGATCTTGCTCAGGTGTCGCGTGAAAAGTAAAGTAGATATCGCGAAAGGACTTTTCATATGTACACTTATTTTAGAGGTAAGAATGATTTTAAGTTTGCTTCGATCACATGTTTGGTTAAATCAATGCGCATGATTATAATTTTACAGTACACGGTATTAAGCAAGCGGTTCCCTCCGTCCGTAATCAATTTCCTGCgaggaataatttatttagcCACGCCAAAGCATTTAATACAAGGGACGAAAATAATACCACCCTTCAAAAAGAACGGAGACTTAAGTAATTTGTTGGTACTTGACGGTGATCAAACTGATCTAGAAATCGAACCAAGCAACGCGCTTATGAAAGCGACGGATTTATCAGAAGGAGAACTGGATGATGAATTTAAAATAAGAGCCTTGTTAACAGCTATTAATATGGTGCGAGAGTTCAAGAACCATTTCGAAGAACTGGAAGCTGTATATTCGATTTTCGAACCAATTTTGAAGTTACTCAAAGCGAATGCCTTTGATAAATATCCACCAAACGTGAAAAAGCATGTTAAACAATTACGGAAAGAATTGAAGCAactgaagaagaagaaattacAATATATGGTGGTTCAGAAAAAGAAACCAAAGCCACTAAGGCTGTATGAGCCGCGAATCGAGCCAGTGTATGtattcatttttaaattaaattattt carries:
- the L(3)07882 gene encoding nucleolar protein 14 homolog l(3)07882; the encoded protein is MVKAKKKCLSELSQQKRNQQNKKRLNPFEVHINRDKQNVLGKKSKTDKGLPGISRAKAIKKRKGTLLHEYKLKHKDNMFLDKRIGEKNVSMNEEEKAIARFAAERMKAHKKKNIYSLNDEEILTHRGQTLEEIEKFDDPKSDDELSDDDNRTGKLDDKFVGGAHFGGGVLSKSEKSRKDIIDELIAESKKRKAEKQKIREQTIDLTEKLDTEWRDLLPIVTAANKELEEVPIKSKTDDYDIAVRELKFEARGMPTDKLKSEEEIVKEEKEKLEALEADRLARMKGFVNDSNNEIRHKSADDLDDGFTLEAVNDEAQDDDNASNKNTEEASDDEDDEDDEDDEHNDDDDDVENNGDSDNTPPDAEDGEPIDDQENNESNAVVTNDILKKTKEATDNSTESATNEYCDAETKDTVEKKKKVKDSTKNKSEETSDIEHSETESSEEDNLSDLKESESPSEDEAVERKKSVSFAKTNDSVLKQKENSDPTKIKSILKSKTDTSVPEMENKDRQKEIRDDLLKRKEIMEKARRELPYIFKVPESYEELQKLLENRNEEYQSVIIDRVIKCNHWTLDGKNKEKLADLFLYLLQHINDCAAEDDTESIVNCFNIFDRLCPFLYDLAHMDPLNAKTSIQEIIKEKHGNFEKNKKRYPDLDIFVFFKLVSLIFPTSDFRHPVVTPCLIFMSQILLRCRVKSKVDIAKGLFICTLILEYTVLSKRFPPSVINFLRGIIYLATPKHLIQGTKIIPPFKKNGDLSNLLVLDGDQTDLEIEPSNALMKATDLSEGELDDEFKIRALLTAINMVREFKNHFEELEAVYSIFEPILKLLKANAFDKYPPNVKKHVKQLRKELKQLKKKKLQYMVVQKKKPKPLRLYEPRIEPVYDGKRHKTMSKEKAEREKLLHKYKKEMKGAMREIRRDRTFITKLQIKQQIKSDEERKRKVKEIFGEAAVQQSELKKLKRKK